A genome region from Astyanax mexicanus isolate ESR-SI-001 chromosome 19, AstMex3_surface, whole genome shotgun sequence includes the following:
- the fus gene encoding RNA-binding protein FUS, giving the protein MASSDYPQTAGHGGYSGYGSQSSQGYSQPSGQSYGQQGYGGYNQSSESSTASYGQGGYGSSYGQSQSAGYGSQPPSQSHGQSSQSYSSSGYSSSQPPQGGGYSQQSSYSSYSQQQSTPPPASSYGSSSQSPSYGSQQGGGGGSGGGGGGYGGQSGSYSSSGGQGGAYGGSGAPSGGYGGSGGQQHSSQHGGGPYSQPPSYSSPPPQSYGQQSQYGQAGGYNQDSPPLSGSGGGYGGPDGGYGHDGRGGRGRGGSGGFGGRGSGGFDRGGRGGPRGRGGMGMGDRGGFSKFGGPRDHGPGGPNMQEQDNSDNNTIFVQGLGDNYTVDSVADFFKQIGIIKINKKTGLPMINLYTDRETGKLKGEATVSFDDPPSAKAAIDWFDGKDFNGNPIKVSFATRRADFGRGGGGMRGGRGRGGPMGRGGFGGGRGGGGGGVGGFPGNNNGGGGGGGGGGGGQQRAGDWKCSNPSCGNLNFSWRNECNQCKAPKPEGGSGGMPPMGGGFGGDRERGRGGFDRGGFRGRGGDRGGFRGGRGGDRGGFGPGKMDSRNEHRQDRRERPY; this is encoded by the exons ATGGCGTCGAGCG ATTATCCCCAGACTGCCGGCCATGGAGG CTATAGTGGATATGGGAGTCAGTCCAGCCAGGGCTACAGTCAGCCCTCTGGTCAGAGCTACGGGCAGCAGGGCTATGGAGGTTATAACCAAAGCTCGGAGAGCAGCACTGCATCATATGGCCAGGGAGGATATGGATCCAGCTATGGGCAATCCCAGTCAG CCGGATATGGATCACAGCCCCCGTCTCAGAGCCACGGACAGTCGAGTCAGTCCTACAGTTCGAGTGGCTATAGCAGCAGTCAGCCCCCGCAGGGTGGAGGCTACAGCCAGCAGTCCTCCTATTCAAGCTACAGCCAGCAACAATCCACTCCACCTCCTGCTTCCAG CTATGGCAGCAGCAGTCAGTCACCAAGTTATGGATCACAGCAGGGTGgaggtggtggtagtggtggaggaggaggaggctatGGAGGACAGAGTGGTTCTTATAGTAGCAGTGGAGGGCAGGGAGGAGCATATGGAGGCAGTGGAGCACCAAGTGGGGGATATGGAGGAAGTGGAGGGCAACAGCATTCCTCCCAGCATGGAGGGGGGCCTTACAGTCAGCCCCCCAGCTACAGTTCACCTCCACCTCAAAGCTATGGACAGCAGAGCCAGTATGGACAGGCAGGAG GGTACAATCAGGATTCCCCACCCTTGAGTGGAAGTGGAGGAGGTTATGGTGGTCCGGATGGTGGGTACGGCCATGACGGGCGAGGTGGACGAGGGCGTGGAGGTAGCGGTGGTTTTGGAGGACGTGGATCTGGTGGATTTGACCGAGGGGGTCGTGGAGGCCCCCGGGGCAGAGGAGGAATGGG AATGGGCGATCGTGGAGGATTCAGTAAGTTTGGTG GACCACGGGACCATGGACCCGGTGGCCCCAACA TGCAGGAGCAGGATAACTCTGATAACAACACCATATTTGTGCAAGGCCTGGGAGACAACTATACTGTGGACTCTGTTGCGGATTTCTTTAAACAGATCGGCATCATTAAG ATCAATAAGAAGACTGGCTTGCCCATGATTAACCtgtacacagacagagagacgggCAAGCTGAAAGGCGAGGCCACAGTTTCCTTCGATGACCCTCCTTCAGCTAAAGCTGCCATTGACTGGTTTGATG GTAAAGATTTTAATGGGAATCCCATTAAGGTGTCCTTTGCCACTCGCCGGGCTGACTTTGGTCGTGGTGGTGGAGGCATGAGAGGTGGCCGTGGACGAGGAG GGCCCATGGGAAGAGGTGGATTTGGTGGTGGCAGGGGTGGAGGTGGTGGCGGTGTTGGTGGTTTCCCTGGTAATAATAATGGTGGTGgtggcggaggaggaggaggaggaggaggccagCAAAGAGCTGGAGACTGGAAGTGTTCAAACCC gTCATGTGGGAATCTGAACTTCTCCTGGCGTAATGAGTGTAACCAGTGTAAAGCACCCAAACCTGAGGGTGGGAGTGGAGGAATGCCACCTATGGGAG GGGGCTTTGGTGGAGACCGTGAGCGGGGCAGGGGTGGATTTGATCGTGGTGGGTTCCGAGGTCGAGGCGGTGACCGAGGGGGCTTCAGAGGAGGCAGAGGTGGTGACAGAGGAGGGTTCGGACCAGGAAAGATGGACTCAAG
- the si:dkey-16l2.17 gene encoding serine protease 33 isoform X2, translating into MLPSGMQMLFFGLVATGLWLMPSCKAQVCGRPPLGNRIVGGTDARDGAWPWQVDIQMGTNGHVCGGSLISREWVLSAAHCFPKPSDVSSYHLYMGRYQLNGINKFEVSSQVKSVVVPDGYSMPQAGRDVALVQLSTPVSWTDRIQPVCLPDSELQFNGGTQCYVTGWGDVQEGVPLSGVGTLREVGVPIIDQASCNTMYAIQSSNSEKVEILSDMICAGYQEGGKDSCQGDSGGPLVCPVGNGTWIQAGIVSFGLGCAQQNRPGVYAKVSSFAKLIRSTVPEAQLLGQAWICGAENLLVLSLSVASVLLGTHWTC; encoded by the exons GTCTGTGGCTCATGCCGTCTTGTAAGGCACAAG TATGTGGAAGGCCTCCTCTGGGGAATCGAATTGTAGGAGGCACTGATGCTCGAGATGGAGCGTGGCCATGGCAGGTGGACATTCAGATGGGAACGAATGGTCACGTGTGTGGAGGATCCCTCATCTCCAGGGAATGGGTCCTGTCTGCTGCACACTGTTTTCCTAA ACCTTCAGACGTGTCCTCATATCATCTCTACATGGGTCGCTATCAGCTAAACGGAATTAACAAGTTTGAGGTGTCCAGCCAAGTGAAGAGTGTTGTGGTGCCAGATGGTTATTCCATGCCTCAAGCGGGCAGAGACGTGGCGCTGGTCCAGCTGAGCACGCCGGTTTCTTGGACAGACAGAATCCAGCCGGTGTGTCTGCCTGACTCTGAGCTACAGTTCAACGGAGGGACTCAGTGCTACGTCACGGGCTGGGGGGACGTACAGGAAGGGG TCCCTCTCTCTGGTGTTGGAACGCTACGGGAAGTTGGAGTGCCCATAATTGACCAAGCTTCGTGCAACACCATGTACGCGATCCAGTCATCCAACTCAGAGAAAGTGGAAATTCTCTCAGATATGATCTGTGCTGGATACCAAGAAGGAGGCAAAGACTCATGCCAG GGCGACTCTGGAGGACCCCTTGTTTGTCCCGTGGGCAATGGGACGTGGATTCAGGCAGGGATTGTGAGTTTCGGACTGGGATGCGCTCAACAGAACAGACCTGGAGTTTACGCCAAAGTGTCCAGTTTTGCTAAACTGATCCGCTCCACGGTGCCTGAAGCCCAGTTGTTGGGACAAGCGTGGATTTGTGGGGCTGAAAACCTTCTGGTGCTGAGTCTAAGTGTAGCATCAGTGCTACTGGGGACACACTGGACATGTTAA
- the si:dkey-16l2.17 gene encoding serine protease 33 isoform X1, translating to MLPSGMQMLFFGLVATGLWLMPSCKAQGNYNTPLFFSSFVSFFLFDIYIHVFTADLFCVVCGRPPLGNRIVGGTDARDGAWPWQVDIQMGTNGHVCGGSLISREWVLSAAHCFPKPSDVSSYHLYMGRYQLNGINKFEVSSQVKSVVVPDGYSMPQAGRDVALVQLSTPVSWTDRIQPVCLPDSELQFNGGTQCYVTGWGDVQEGVPLSGVGTLREVGVPIIDQASCNTMYAIQSSNSEKVEILSDMICAGYQEGGKDSCQGDSGGPLVCPVGNGTWIQAGIVSFGLGCAQQNRPGVYAKVSSFAKLIRSTVPEAQLLGQAWICGAENLLVLSLSVASVLLGTHWTC from the exons GTCTGTGGCTCATGCCGTCTTGTAAGGCACAAGGTAATTACAATACACCGCTTTTCTTTTCATCCTTTGTGTCGTTTTTTCTCTTTGATATCTATATCCATGTGTTCACCGCTGATCTCTTTTGTGTAGTATGTGGAAGGCCTCCTCTGGGGAATCGAATTGTAGGAGGCACTGATGCTCGAGATGGAGCGTGGCCATGGCAGGTGGACATTCAGATGGGAACGAATGGTCACGTGTGTGGAGGATCCCTCATCTCCAGGGAATGGGTCCTGTCTGCTGCACACTGTTTTCCTAA ACCTTCAGACGTGTCCTCATATCATCTCTACATGGGTCGCTATCAGCTAAACGGAATTAACAAGTTTGAGGTGTCCAGCCAAGTGAAGAGTGTTGTGGTGCCAGATGGTTATTCCATGCCTCAAGCGGGCAGAGACGTGGCGCTGGTCCAGCTGAGCACGCCGGTTTCTTGGACAGACAGAATCCAGCCGGTGTGTCTGCCTGACTCTGAGCTACAGTTCAACGGAGGGACTCAGTGCTACGTCACGGGCTGGGGGGACGTACAGGAAGGGG TCCCTCTCTCTGGTGTTGGAACGCTACGGGAAGTTGGAGTGCCCATAATTGACCAAGCTTCGTGCAACACCATGTACGCGATCCAGTCATCCAACTCAGAGAAAGTGGAAATTCTCTCAGATATGATCTGTGCTGGATACCAAGAAGGAGGCAAAGACTCATGCCAG GGCGACTCTGGAGGACCCCTTGTTTGTCCCGTGGGCAATGGGACGTGGATTCAGGCAGGGATTGTGAGTTTCGGACTGGGATGCGCTCAACAGAACAGACCTGGAGTTTACGCCAAAGTGTCCAGTTTTGCTAAACTGATCCGCTCCACGGTGCCTGAAGCCCAGTTGTTGGGACAAGCGTGGATTTGTGGGGCTGAAAACCTTCTGGTGCTGAGTCTAAGTGTAGCATCAGTGCTACTGGGGACACACTGGACATGTTAA